In uncultured Cohaesibacter sp., a genomic segment contains:
- a CDS encoding restriction endonuclease: MTIPGYQSLMLPVLRYAAQAEQRVPPLAEKIAVDFDLSAAECEKMLQNGGQSILKNRIHWAKYYMHKAGLVDCPARGRFIASDAGKRLLATNPQRLDYQHLLSIPQFAAYHAANKKQGNVASTRSKFGDETSKEASTPEEQIEDAFAALNTALQTELLDRIRENSPAFFEQVIVDLLIAMGYGGSHKNAAEQLGRSGDGGVDGVINEDRLGLDRIYLQAKRHASSNKIGRPDMQAFVGSLVGFGATKGVFVTTSSFTDSATKYTRSLPQRVIQIDGVRLAELMIEHGVGTRAYRTIQVQRLDEDFFSEDG, encoded by the coding sequence ATGACCATTCCTGGCTATCAATCACTAATGCTGCCGGTCTTGCGTTATGCGGCTCAGGCGGAACAACGGGTTCCACCTCTTGCCGAGAAGATTGCTGTCGACTTTGATCTGTCAGCTGCAGAATGCGAAAAGATGCTACAGAATGGCGGCCAGAGTATTCTCAAAAATCGGATACACTGGGCGAAATATTATATGCACAAAGCTGGATTGGTTGATTGTCCCGCGCGAGGACGTTTCATCGCCTCCGATGCAGGCAAACGACTGCTGGCAACAAATCCGCAGAGGCTGGACTATCAACACCTTTTGTCCATCCCACAATTTGCCGCTTACCATGCGGCAAACAAGAAGCAAGGAAATGTTGCCTCCACACGTTCGAAGTTTGGCGATGAAACCTCAAAAGAGGCATCAACTCCTGAGGAGCAGATTGAAGATGCATTTGCAGCCTTGAACACGGCTCTTCAAACCGAATTACTTGATCGAATTCGGGAGAATTCTCCAGCATTCTTTGAGCAGGTAATCGTCGATCTTCTCATTGCCATGGGATATGGCGGGTCTCATAAAAACGCAGCAGAGCAATTGGGCAGATCTGGGGATGGTGGCGTGGACGGCGTCATTAATGAAGATCGACTTGGTCTTGATCGCATATATCTTCAGGCCAAGAGACATGCTTCGTCAAACAAGATCGGAAGGCCAGACATGCAAGCGTTTGTTGGTTCTCTGGTTGGTTTCGGCGCAACAAAAGGTGTTTTCGTGACCACCTCATCCTTCACTGACAGTGCGACGAAATATACGAGAAGCCTGCCACAACGCGTGATACAAATAGACGGGGTTCGTTTGGCGGAGCTGATGATTGAACATGGCGTGGGTACCCGGGCCTATCGCACCATTCAGGTTCAGCGCCTGGACGAAGACTTCTTTTCCGAAGACGGATAG
- a CDS encoding HigA family addiction module antitoxin, translating into MPKSSNIPTDHLPNPHPGEILQEEFLKPMNLSWDDLARAVHTPCRQVDEIVLGKREISADMDRRFTRYFGLSEGFFLGLQSDYDLLEQRRDAVK; encoded by the coding sequence ATGCCGAAATCATCGAATATACCGACAGATCATTTGCCAAACCCTCATCCTGGAGAAATTCTGCAGGAAGAGTTTCTGAAGCCTATGAACCTGAGCTGGGATGATCTTGCACGAGCCGTTCATACACCTTGCAGACAAGTTGACGAGATCGTTCTTGGAAAACGAGAGATTTCTGCAGATATGGATCGACGATTTACCCGCTACTTTGGTCTGTCCGAGGGCTTTTTCCTCGGGCTGCAATCTGATTATGATCTGTTGGAACAGCGGCGCGATGCAGTCAAATGA
- a CDS encoding type II toxin-antitoxin system prevent-host-death family antitoxin yields MEVNLLEAKAKLSELVQRSVAGEEVIITKAGEPLVRLIKCEVDPNPRRLGLYKEAGISMGEDFHDGDIELAVMFGMEEG; encoded by the coding sequence ATGGAGGTCAATCTTCTCGAAGCGAAAGCCAAACTCTCGGAGCTTGTCCAGAGAAGCGTTGCTGGTGAAGAAGTGATTATCACCAAAGCGGGAGAGCCGCTTGTGCGACTTATCAAATGCGAGGTAGATCCCAATCCTCGCAGGTTGGGCCTCTACAAGGAAGCTGGTATTTCAATGGGTGAAGATTTCCACGACGGTGATATCGAGCTGGCCGTTATGTTCGGGATGGAGGAAGGATGA
- a CDS encoding AAA family ATPase gives MVINLTVQMNHIRWSKPGHGAIMVGTPIEENAPGGDVTPLTIALPQKALGNEIALSGDLWALQGEMEKYRGNDQFRAKKAILLRPFGRNMIATISGKRFPGIGQQKAIALWDRFGEGLCNILNEGDEDALSEIVTLEAARILIDGWQKLNPGEVIAWLDANRFPIGLGAALFEFYGEHVMDKLTRDPYRLLAFGQKWEKVDRIAIDRLGMYPTDPKRGHAAVAEALYRAYDTDGHTALDHMTLKGIVTKLLDNDASLADQAINTPTPGGWLCDEKSGLYSSTGAWLMERYIAKRLASMVDGTEVPSQKDMLYSHPTEISPSERNKANKAIMDWEKANHPLGDEQREAVWMALTNQVCVISGGAGVGKTATLSALYAGLDALGSKVVQMALAGRAAKRMVDMTGKKAMTIAGFIHASNKSSPDKNKEEQDEPASRTYVVDEASMLDIASAFQVFRKISAGCRLVLVGDDLQLPPVGAGLTFHLLCGEGHIVPRKHLSRVYRQDGATGIPTVSQSIRDGIWPSLPKYNGPSLGVSIYPCSKTEISDVVAKLYDELVIEEGNEDEVQILASSKGERDLRPGTVVHINQDLYNRRLKDQLAVKSGDELTGFCEGCPIMFTQNDWDRDLYNGSFGTITKAYQEKQILLEKDGITKLMPISDLLASGQNIPDDAEIILAEAEIDGITHLLSENDLQDRVLRSYAVTIHKSQGSQWNRIIVPISKSKLLDRCLVYTAITRGVKQVVLVGDIAATQKAVTEPARALSRITGLSKLL, from the coding sequence GTGGTGATCAACCTGACCGTTCAGATGAACCATATCCGCTGGAGCAAGCCCGGTCATGGAGCCATCATGGTCGGAACGCCTATTGAAGAAAATGCTCCAGGCGGCGATGTGACACCTTTGACTATCGCCCTGCCCCAGAAGGCTTTGGGAAACGAGATTGCCCTATCTGGCGATCTGTGGGCCTTACAAGGCGAAATGGAAAAATACCGCGGAAATGATCAATTCCGGGCCAAGAAAGCCATACTTCTCAGGCCATTTGGACGCAACATGATCGCAACCATATCAGGTAAACGCTTTCCTGGTATTGGGCAACAAAAAGCCATAGCCCTTTGGGATCGATTTGGCGAAGGCCTCTGCAACATTCTCAATGAAGGTGATGAAGATGCATTGTCTGAAATCGTCACATTAGAAGCAGCACGCATCTTGATTGATGGATGGCAAAAACTCAATCCCGGTGAAGTAATTGCCTGGTTGGACGCAAACCGCTTTCCTATTGGACTGGGTGCTGCTCTGTTCGAGTTTTACGGCGAACATGTCATGGATAAGCTGACACGAGATCCCTACAGATTGTTGGCATTTGGCCAAAAATGGGAAAAAGTGGACCGAATTGCCATTGATCGCCTTGGCATGTATCCAACTGACCCCAAACGTGGCCATGCTGCTGTTGCTGAAGCGTTGTATCGTGCCTATGACACTGATGGGCATACAGCCTTGGATCACATGACCCTGAAAGGCATCGTCACAAAACTACTCGATAACGATGCCTCATTAGCGGATCAGGCAATAAACACCCCCACTCCCGGTGGCTGGCTGTGCGATGAAAAAAGCGGTCTATACAGCTCAACGGGCGCATGGCTCATGGAGCGCTATATTGCCAAGCGCCTTGCCTCAATGGTTGATGGTACAGAGGTTCCTTCGCAAAAGGACATGTTGTACAGCCATCCGACTGAAATCAGCCCCAGCGAACGCAATAAAGCCAACAAAGCAATTATGGATTGGGAGAAAGCCAACCATCCATTGGGGGATGAACAGCGAGAAGCTGTCTGGATGGCATTGACCAATCAGGTTTGCGTCATCAGCGGTGGAGCTGGAGTTGGGAAAACTGCAACCCTGTCTGCTCTTTATGCCGGTCTTGATGCGTTAGGATCTAAAGTGGTTCAAATGGCATTGGCAGGAAGAGCTGCCAAACGTATGGTTGATATGACAGGCAAGAAAGCCATGACGATCGCAGGCTTCATCCATGCGTCAAACAAATCCTCTCCTGACAAAAACAAAGAAGAGCAAGATGAACCCGCTTCACGCACCTATGTGGTTGATGAAGCCTCCATGCTTGATATCGCAAGTGCTTTCCAGGTCTTCCGCAAGATCAGTGCGGGATGTCGTCTGGTTCTGGTGGGTGATGATTTGCAATTGCCCCCTGTTGGCGCTGGCCTGACATTCCATTTGCTATGCGGAGAAGGTCATATTGTTCCCAGAAAGCATCTCTCCCGCGTCTATCGTCAGGATGGAGCCACAGGCATCCCAACAGTCAGTCAATCAATCCGAGATGGCATTTGGCCGTCACTTCCCAAATATAACGGCCCAAGCTTGGGCGTCAGCATCTATCCCTGCAGCAAAACTGAAATCTCGGATGTAGTTGCAAAACTCTATGACGAATTGGTCATTGAGGAAGGCAATGAAGATGAGGTTCAAATACTGGCCAGTTCCAAAGGCGAACGGGATCTTCGTCCTGGAACAGTAGTCCATATAAACCAGGATCTATATAATAGGCGGTTGAAAGACCAACTTGCCGTCAAATCCGGTGATGAATTGACCGGCTTTTGTGAAGGCTGTCCAATCATGTTCACTCAAAATGATTGGGATCGGGATCTCTACAATGGATCCTTCGGAACAATCACCAAAGCCTATCAAGAAAAGCAGATCCTTCTTGAAAAGGATGGCATCACCAAGCTCATGCCAATCTCAGACCTTTTGGCATCAGGGCAGAATATCCCTGATGATGCAGAGATCATTCTGGCTGAAGCAGAAATTGACGGTATCACTCATCTTCTATCTGAAAATGACCTTCAAGACAGAGTGCTTCGAAGCTATGCAGTGACAATCCATAAAAGCCAGGGAAGCCAATGGAACCGGATCATTGTGCCAATATCCAAGAGTAAACTGTTGGACCGGTGTCTTGTCTATACCGCTATTACCAGAGGGGTAAAGCAGGTAGTTCTGGTTGGCGATATCGCAGCCACCCAAAAAGCAGTAACTGAACCAGCAAGAGCTCTCAGTCGAATAACAGGCCTTTCCAAACTGCTTTAA